One Panicum virgatum strain AP13 chromosome 9K, P.virgatum_v5, whole genome shotgun sequence genomic region harbors:
- the LOC120647256 gene encoding FH protein interacting protein FIP2-like isoform X1, producing MQSPEPSSPPVLLNIGGKKYATTVETLTQREPDSMLAAMFSGRHMLPHHPTTGTVFVDRDGKHFRHVLNWLRDGAIPVMSESEYQQLLREAEYYQLLGLADCINERLGWKKVDSSEAELTRKDVIKCIQAQKVRFRGVNLSGLDLSKLDLSEVDFSYACIKNTDFSFANLYKAKFGQVEASSSSFQNANLRECEFIGANLQESILDGANLRSANLQNACLTRCSFIETDLHSAHLQTANITAANLRGANLEAANLKGAKLSGTNLQDANLQRAYLREVDLRDTLLTGAKLGGANLLGAIR from the exons ATGCAGTCGCCGgagccctcctcccctcctgtCCTCCTCAACATAG GGGGCAAGAAGTACGCAACGACCGTGGAGACGCTGACGCAGCGGGAGCCCGACTCCATGCTCGCGGCCATGTTCAGCGGCCGGCACATGCTCCCGCACCACCCCACCACG GGGACGGTGTTCGTGGACAGGGACGGTAAGCATTTTCGACACGTGCTCAACTGGCTCAGGGACGGCGCCATCCCCGTGATGTCAGAGTCTGAGTACCAGCAGCTGCTGCGCGAGGCAGAGTACTACCAGTTGCTT GGCTTAGCTGATTGCATAAATGAGAGGCTCGGTTGGAAGAAAGTTGACAGTTCAGAGGCTGAATTGACACGAAAGGACGTGATAAAATGCATCCAGGCTCAGAAAGTCAGGTTCCGTGGTGTCAATTTATCTGGTCTTGATCTGTCTAAGCTT GACTTGTCAGAGGTGGACTTCAGTTATGCGTGTATTAAGAATACCGATTTTTCATTTGCTAATCTTTACAAAGCAAAGTTTGGG CAGGTGGAagcttcatcctcatctttccAAAATGCCAATTTGCGTGA GTGTGAGTTTATTGGAGCAAATCTTCAAGAATCTATTCTGGATGGAGCAAACCTTCGAAGTGCGAACCTGCAAA ATGCATGCTTAACACGTTGTAGTTTCATTGAGACGGATCTTCATTCTGCCCATTTACAG ACCGCTAATATTACAGCTGCCAACTTGAGAGGAGCTAACCTTGAAGCAGCCAATCTCAAG GGTGCTAAGTTGTCTGGAACCAACTTGCAAGATGCAAATCTTCAGCGAGCTTACTTGCGAGAAGTTGACCTGCGTGACACT CTATTAACTGGTGCTAAGCTTGGTGGTGCAAATCTGCTTGGAGCTATTAGGTGA
- the LOC120647256 gene encoding FH protein interacting protein FIP2-like isoform X2: MQSPEPSSPPVLLNIGGKKYATTVETLTQREPDSMLAAMFSGRHMLPHHPTTGTVFVDRDGKHFRHVLNWLRDGAIPVMSESEYQQLLREAEYYQLLGLADCINERLGWKKVDSSEAELTRKDVIKCIQAQKVRFRGVNLSGLDLSKLDLSEVDFSYACIKNTDFSFANLYKAKFGVEASSSSFQNANLRECEFIGANLQESILDGANLRSANLQNACLTRCSFIETDLHSAHLQTANITAANLRGANLEAANLKGAKLSGTNLQDANLQRAYLREVDLRDTLLTGAKLGGANLLGAIR, encoded by the exons ATGCAGTCGCCGgagccctcctcccctcctgtCCTCCTCAACATAG GGGGCAAGAAGTACGCAACGACCGTGGAGACGCTGACGCAGCGGGAGCCCGACTCCATGCTCGCGGCCATGTTCAGCGGCCGGCACATGCTCCCGCACCACCCCACCACG GGGACGGTGTTCGTGGACAGGGACGGTAAGCATTTTCGACACGTGCTCAACTGGCTCAGGGACGGCGCCATCCCCGTGATGTCAGAGTCTGAGTACCAGCAGCTGCTGCGCGAGGCAGAGTACTACCAGTTGCTT GGCTTAGCTGATTGCATAAATGAGAGGCTCGGTTGGAAGAAAGTTGACAGTTCAGAGGCTGAATTGACACGAAAGGACGTGATAAAATGCATCCAGGCTCAGAAAGTCAGGTTCCGTGGTGTCAATTTATCTGGTCTTGATCTGTCTAAGCTT GACTTGTCAGAGGTGGACTTCAGTTATGCGTGTATTAAGAATACCGATTTTTCATTTGCTAATCTTTACAAAGCAAAGTTTGGG GTGGAagcttcatcctcatctttccAAAATGCCAATTTGCGTGA GTGTGAGTTTATTGGAGCAAATCTTCAAGAATCTATTCTGGATGGAGCAAACCTTCGAAGTGCGAACCTGCAAA ATGCATGCTTAACACGTTGTAGTTTCATTGAGACGGATCTTCATTCTGCCCATTTACAG ACCGCTAATATTACAGCTGCCAACTTGAGAGGAGCTAACCTTGAAGCAGCCAATCTCAAG GGTGCTAAGTTGTCTGGAACCAACTTGCAAGATGCAAATCTTCAGCGAGCTTACTTGCGAGAAGTTGACCTGCGTGACACT CTATTAACTGGTGCTAAGCTTGGTGGTGCAAATCTGCTTGGAGCTATTAGGTGA
- the LOC120648261 gene encoding uncharacterized protein LOC120648261, with protein sequence MDTGVANQQKLPADAGGVAPAAGSKAGGGGGERKHLSSIANHVLRQCSLTLDRSVNDLVADFELGLKTAAVDNYSRKLVEFCSLQALQIITSHDIGEKISEGSLSRFTFDMMLAWETPTPSDQQTTMESIAKEREDRKEPLGANEAVMGDETSLFYSDIMPLLVNEEPTVGEEAYVWFGSVFPLACDVVNARFTFEALTATTANRLHYPAYDRFLKEMDKSFKFLQNLPIPTGIEFAEDEFILHMEGTAGTQRVVRHVGTSSWPGRVTLTNKALYFEASGKITYESAIKVDLSHTEIEHQINTASTGPFGVPLFDKAIVFESLPEPLVLEFPEMTSSTRRDMWLTLIREVLFIHRFISMYNIESPVHKWEVHSRIILGVIRLHAAREMLRMAPPPPSSFLVFSLYDDLPKGDFVLEQLASNLKQTSTITRLSASYVFKGLSKSYVIPLSAEIAKDHETDSNGHEQPLASLENKIDQVKDEAREVTAANAAIEGMREEGITDSLLVLVGLVSSISKLRPVIQQITSWERPLVTGSILAVTLLTIYNEWFGYVLAASLMLAVGMMVWARQRKIGKICSEVIIDTSSDKTTMESIVEAQQNLKKAHEYIKTANIIILRLWAIALARSPKHTETMIWMLTGSAVVVAVIPFKYILIGAVAGGLLANTRIAKAMSNPQGSRRWREWWESIPAVPVRTVDKNEL encoded by the exons ATGGACACGGGTGTCGCGAACCAGCAGAAGCTGCCGGCGGACGCTGGAGGggttgcgccggcggcgggaagcaaggcgggcggcggcggtggcgagcggaAGCACCTCTCCTCCATCGCCAACCACGTGCTCCGGCAATGTTCCCT GACATTGGACAGGAGTGTTAATGATTTGGTTGCAGACTTCGAGTTGGGCTTAAAGACTGCTGCAGTTGACAACTACTCAAGGAAACTAGTTGAGTTTTGTAGCCTTCAGGCCCTGCAAATCATCACATCTCATGATATAGGAGAAAAGATAAGTGAGGGATCGCTTAGTCGATTCACTTTTGATATGATGCTAGCTTGGGAAACCCCCACTCCTTCGGATCAACAGACTACCATG GAGAGCATAGCGAAAGAAAGGGAAGACAGAAAGGAGCCACTGGGAGCAAATGAAGCTGTGATGGGTGATGAGACTTCACTGTTCTATTCAGATATCATGCCTCTTCTT GTGAATGAAGAGCCAACTGTTGGAGAAGAAGCGTACGTGTGGTTTGGTTCTGTATTCCCTTTGGCTTGTGACGTGGTCAATGCTCGATTCACATTTGAGGCTCTCACTGCTACCACAGCTAATAGGCTGCATTATCCTGCTTATGACAGATTCCTGAAAGAGATGGATAA ATCCTTCAAGTTCTTGCAAAACTTGCCAATTCCAACTGGAATTGAATTTGCTGAAGACGAATTCATTTTGCACATGGAGGGGACAGCAGGAACACAAAGGGTAGTGAGGCACGTTGGAACCTCCAGTTGGCCAG GTCGAGTGACCCTGACAAACAAGGCACTATATTTTGAggcttctggaaaaattacaTACGAATCCGCTATCAAGGTTGATCTTTCACACACTGAAATTGAACACCAAATTAACACGGCTTCAACAGGCCCTTTTGGCGTGCCTTTGTTTGATAAAGCCATCGTCTTTGAGTCACT ACCTGAGCCTCTGGTTTTGGAGTTTCCCGAGATGACAAGCTCAACAAGGCGGGATATGTGGCTTACTCTGATAAGAGAAGTACTCTTCATTCACCGTTTTATATCAATGTACAACATAGAATCACCCGTTCACAAATGGGAGGTACACTCTAgaattatattgggagtaataAGGCTCCATGCGGCAAGAGAGATGCTAaggatggcgccgccgcctccatccagTTTTTTAGTGTTCTCACTGTATGATGACCTGCCTAAAGGTGATTTTGTACTTGAACAACTAGCGAGCAACCTGAAGCAGACCTCCACCATTACCCGATTGAGTGCATCCTATGTATTTAAGGGTTTAAGCAAATCTTATGTGATACCTTTGAGTGCGGAGATAGCAAAGGATCATGAGACAGACTCCAATGGCCATGAGCAGCCCCTGGCATCCCTAGAAAACAAGATTGATCAAGTGAAAGATGAGGCCAGGGAAGTCACCGCTGCCAATGCTGCCATTGAAGGGATGAGGGAGGAAGGCATCACTGATAGCCTTCTCGTACTGGTG GGATTGGTCAGTTCCATCAGCAAATTGCGCCCAGTGATCCAGCAGATAACCTCATGGGAAAGACCGCTTGTTACTGGCAGTATCCTTGCTGTAACATTGCTAACCATATACAA TGAGTGGTTCGGTTATGTGTTAGCCGCATCCCTGATGCTGGCAGTTGGCATGATGGTTTGGGCTAGACAAAGAAAGATCGGCAAGATATGCTCGGAAGTGATCATCGATACTTCATCGGACAAGACAACAATGGAGAGCATAGTGGAAGCACAACAAAACCTGAAGAAAGCGCACGAGTACATCAAGACAGCAAACATCATCATCCTTAGGCTGTGGGCGATCGCGCTAGCGAGGTCGCCAAAG CACACAGAGAcgatgatatggatgctgacCGGGTCCGCAGTGGTGGTGGCCGTCATCCCGTTCAAGTACATCCTGATCGGGGCGGTGGCAGGCGGCCTCCTGGCGAACACGAGGATCGCGAAGGCCATGTCGAACCCGCAGGGTAGCCGGCGGTGGAGGGAGTGGTGGGAGTCCATCCCCGCCGTCCCGGTTCGAACAGTTGACAAGAACGAGCtgtga
- the LOC120647257 gene encoding uncharacterized protein LOC120647257: MATATTARTYVDFVPPNSLQEEPDKVALRVDLSAEGFRKEQIRVQIDKFGRLRITGERPLGADGRRWRRFHKEFQVPDTCDAAAIRARLDKDGILLITMPKLSAAAAEDLKAPGADMGGDAAAGQNHEPAGHTSAQKAGTAAEEEKGQEEEDAGAAMDHPGQDDEQHPSSDNAAAAPAARRPVAYGFAKDSRRMLLAIFAVMLALVGAGLLARYRLTMDQSAETAPSGNHIVSLSDS; this comes from the exons ATGGCCACCGCCACGACGGCGCGCACGTACGTCGACTTCGTGCCGCCGAACAGCCTGCAGGAGGAACCCGACAAGGTGGCCCTCCGCGTCGACCTCTCCGCGGAAG GGTTCAGGAAGGAGCAGATCAGGGTGCAGATCGACAAATTCGGGAGGCTGCGGATAACCGGCGAGCGGCCGCTCGGCGCCGACGGTAGAAGGTGGAGGCGCTTCCACAAGGAGTTCCAGGTCCCCGATAcctgcgacgccgccgccatccgcgcGAGGCTCGACAAGGACGGCATCCTCCTCATCACCATGCCGAagctgtccgcggcggcggccgaggatcTGAAAGCGCCGGGTGCGGACATGGGTGGTGACGCCGCCGCTGGCCAGAACCACGAACCTGCAGGTCACACCAGCGCGCAGAAAGCGGGAACTGCTGCTGAAGAAGAGAAaggccaggaggaggaggacgccgggGCGGCCATGGACCATCCAGGCCAAGACGACGAACAGCACCCAAGCAGCGACAACGCCGCGGCTGCACCTGCAGCTCGCCGACCGGTGGCGTACGGGTTCGCCAAGGACAGTAGGAGGATGCTACTGGCGATCTTTGCCGTGATGCTGGCTCTGGTTGGCGCCGGCCTGTTGGCGAGGTACAGGTTGACGATGGATCAATCGGCCGAGACGGCGCCGTCAGGCAACCACATCGTCAGTCTCTCCGACAGTTGA